The Deinococcus radiopugnans ATCC 19172 genome has a segment encoding these proteins:
- a CDS encoding roadblock/LC7 domain-containing protein, with translation MIEPSLALYGDAYARVDAHIQDLLDVTGVRYGLLVDRKGFVLSHKEALWAPRPPALDSVATLVASNAAATAALANMLGEHTFSEQIHQGENGTLYVESVGDQALLTLIFDASVPLGKVKVYARKTVVQLAAILDELKDIPEIQLGGDFSAGATALLDDLLG, from the coding sequence ATGATCGAACCCTCACTCGCGCTGTACGGGGACGCCTACGCCCGCGTCGACGCGCACATTCAGGACCTGCTGGACGTGACGGGCGTGCGTTACGGTCTGCTGGTGGACCGCAAGGGCTTCGTGCTGTCGCACAAGGAGGCGCTGTGGGCGCCCCGCCCGCCGGCGCTCGACAGCGTGGCGACGCTGGTGGCCAGCAACGCCGCCGCCACCGCCGCGCTGGCGAACATGCTGGGCGAGCACACCTTCAGCGAGCAGATTCACCAGGGCGAGAACGGCACCCTGTACGTGGAATCGGTGGGGGACCAGGCCCTGCTGACCCTGATCTTCGACGCCAGCGTGCCTCTGGGCAAGGTCAAGGTCTACGCCCGCAAGACGGTGGTGCAGCTGGCCGCCATTCTGGACGAACTCAAGGACATCCCCGAGATTCAGCTGGGCGGGGACTTTAGCGCCGGGGCCACGGCCCTGCTCGACGATCTGCTGGGTTAA